One stretch of Clupea harengus chromosome 2, Ch_v2.0.2, whole genome shotgun sequence DNA includes these proteins:
- the LOC122133401 gene encoding nucleolin-like, translating into MKRNVKEQKKPKQGLKDKKTPTKGRATESEDDDDDDDDEEEEEEEEKPAKLKRNVKEQKKPKQGLKDKKKPTKGRASESEDDDDDDDEEEEEEEEEQEESEEEEEEEEKPRKGKTKPKAAPSGRQTDKQTGRQTGKQTGRQTGGQTGRQTGKQTDRQTDKQTGRQTAAGKQRATNGAPDSEGFWNDVLPQYLDLR; encoded by the coding sequence ATGAAGCGAAATGttaaagagcagaagaaaccaaaGCAGGGACTGAAGGACAAGAAGACGCCAACGAAAGGAAGGGCCACAGAaagtgaggatgatgatgatgatgatgatgatgaagaagaagaggaagaggaggagaaaccaGCGAAACTGAAGCGAAATGttaaagagcagaagaaaccaaaGCAGGGACTGAAGGACAAGAAGAAGCCAACGAAAGGAAGGGCATCAGAaagtgaggatgatgatgatgatgatgatgaagaagaggaggaagaggaggaagaacaagaggaatctgaggaagaggaggaggaggaggagaagcctAGGAAAGGAAAGACTAAACCAAAAGCAGCACcttcaggcagacagacagacaaacagacaggcagacagacaggcaaacagacaggcagacagacaggcggacagacaggtagacagacaggcaaacagacagacagacagacagacaaacagacaggtagacagacagctGCAGGTAAACAGCGCGCTACTAATGGAGCCCCTGACTCCGAGGGCTTCTGGAATGATGTCTTACCCCAGTACTTAGAcctcagatag